From Aliarcobacter butzleri, the proteins below share one genomic window:
- a CDS encoding peptidoglycan D,D-transpeptidase FtsI family protein, producing the protein MSSNEIEKKNKTKKIVILFTLIFLALLILMFSIFRTMNEKRHLPSLKGEKNELAVRGDIISEDNFKIASSKKLYRASIDTRHLDPDKKELFLTLFSIYSGIDYKTLKTKLEEGEKTPGNLVLSYSIDSRSAKNLKELDFKLRQLDVFTARQVNGSRIVRSLTISESGEKRTFSYNDTLTPVVGYISKFESDAGKTKVNGIKGLENSYNKYLNDGKDGILQGYRDVLSYISFNRTSVMTKREDGYALKLNIPLKLQKNNETTLDNHKKRLSADEIMVTIMESRTGKILSLASSNRFNPEKIRQEDIGSLNVNAVEYQFEPGSIVKPLSIALVMDKGLVKSNETFSAYNFNSAKGAYPIGKFFIKDDHKFSKHTLSLDDIVIFSSNIGTLQIAQRLTGPEFFEGMKKFGFTRKTGIDLPYEKKGVMPKLWQFSVGDKEKRDNIYKATVSFGQGMTATFIQLIKAYSVFNNDGAMVTPKIVSYLSRDGDQNKYASPYDKPLEQVISKKTADEMKRMLIKTVNEGTGRSAKIPGLEIGGKTGTAQIAGGSGYLKKYISSFFGFVNDEKGNSYTIGVTVINPISTGPNWYYYYAAQSAAPVFKEIVQNLIKLNYLSPKVDIISGN; encoded by the coding sequence ATGTCTTCAAACGAAATCGAAAAAAAGAATAAAACAAAAAAAATCGTCATACTATTTACTCTAATTTTTTTAGCTTTATTAATTTTAATGTTCTCTATTTTTAGAACAATGAATGAGAAACGGCATTTACCTTCTTTAAAAGGTGAAAAAAATGAATTAGCAGTTCGTGGAGATATCATAAGTGAAGATAACTTCAAAATTGCATCTTCTAAAAAATTATATAGAGCATCAATAGATACAAGACACCTTGATCCAGATAAAAAAGAACTGTTTTTAACTCTTTTTTCTATATATAGTGGAATTGATTATAAAACTTTAAAAACTAAACTAGAAGAAGGAGAAAAAACTCCTGGTAATTTAGTTTTATCTTATAGTATAGATTCAAGATCTGCAAAGAATTTAAAAGAATTAGATTTCAAATTAAGACAACTTGATGTTTTTACTGCAAGACAAGTAAATGGTTCTAGAATTGTAAGAAGCCTTACTATAAGTGAAAGTGGTGAAAAAAGAACTTTTTCATATAATGATACTCTAACTCCAGTTGTTGGATATATTTCAAAATTTGAATCAGATGCTGGAAAAACAAAAGTAAATGGAATAAAAGGCTTAGAAAATTCTTACAATAAATATTTAAATGATGGGAAAGATGGTATTTTGCAAGGATATAGAGATGTTTTATCATATATATCTTTTAATAGAACTTCTGTAATGACAAAAAGAGAAGATGGATATGCTTTAAAACTAAACATTCCATTAAAACTTCAAAAAAACAATGAAACAACATTGGATAATCACAAAAAACGATTAAGTGCTGATGAAATAATGGTTACAATTATGGAAAGTCGTACAGGAAAGATTTTATCATTAGCATCTTCTAATAGATTTAATCCTGAAAAAATCAGACAAGAAGATATAGGTTCTTTAAATGTAAATGCCGTTGAATATCAATTTGAACCAGGTTCAATTGTAAAGCCATTATCAATTGCTTTAGTTATGGATAAAGGATTAGTTAAATCAAATGAAACTTTTTCTGCATATAATTTTAACTCGGCAAAAGGCGCTTACCCTATTGGAAAATTCTTTATTAAAGATGATCATAAATTTTCAAAACATACTTTGAGTTTAGATGATATAGTAATTTTTTCTTCAAATATTGGAACACTACAAATTGCACAAAGATTAACAGGACCTGAATTTTTTGAAGGAATGAAAAAATTTGGTTTTACAAGAAAAACAGGAATTGATTTACCTTATGAAAAAAAAGGTGTTATGCCAAAACTTTGGCAATTTTCTGTAGGAGATAAAGAAAAAAGAGATAATATTTATAAAGCGACTGTATCATTTGGACAAGGTATGACAGCTACTTTTATACAACTTATAAAAGCATATTCTGTATTTAATAATGATGGTGCAATGGTAACACCTAAAATTGTATCTTATTTGAGTCGAGATGGGGATCAAAATAAATATGCTTCACCCTATGATAAACCGTTAGAACAGGTAATATCTAAAAAAACTGCTGATGAAATGAAAAGAATGTTAATAAAAACTGTTAATGAAGGAACAGGAAGATCAGCTAAAATTCCAGGTTTAGAAATAGGTGGAAAAACAGGAACAGCACAAATTGCAGGAGGAAGTGGTTATTTAAAAAAATATATTTCATCTTTTTTTGGCTTTGTAAATGATGAAAAAGGAAACTCGTATACAATTGGAGTAACTGTAATAAATCCAATTTCTACTGGACCAAATTGGTATTACTATTATGCAGCTCAATCAGCAGCACCAGTATTTAAAGAAATTGTGCAAAACCTTATAAAATTAAACTATTTATCACCAAAAGTTGATATAATTTCGGGAAATTAA
- a CDS encoding peptidylprolyl isomerase, giving the protein MFRSRQELKEYNYSKEELAKFAYAKITTDKGIIWIKLFNEETPNTVANFATLANDGFYNGLNFHRVIPGFMAQGGCPDGTGMGGPDWAIKCEIDAPKQVHNRGSLSMAHAGRNTGGSQFFICFVPCPHLDRHHTVFGGIEVTDKDSFKTLDTITQGDKIVSIEILESK; this is encoded by the coding sequence ATGTTTAGATCTAGACAAGAATTAAAAGAATATAACTATTCAAAAGAAGAATTAGCAAAATTTGCTTATGCAAAGATAACAACTGATAAAGGAATAATTTGGATAAAACTTTTTAATGAAGAAACTCCAAATACAGTTGCGAATTTTGCAACACTTGCAAATGATGGATTTTATAATGGTTTAAATTTTCATAGAGTAATTCCAGGATTTATGGCACAAGGTGGTTGTCCAGATGGAACAGGTATGGGTGGTCCAGACTGGGCTATTAAATGTGAAATTGATGCTCCAAAACAAGTTCACAATAGAGGTAGTTTATCTATGGCTCATGCAGGAAGAAATACTGGTGGAAGCCAATTTTTCATTTGTTTTGTTCCTTGTCCACACCTAGATAGACATCATACTGTTTTTGGTGGAATTGAAGTAACAGACAAAGATAGTTTTAAAACTTTAGATACTATCACACAAGGTGATAAAATAGTTTCAATTGAGATTTTAGAAAGTAAATAA
- a CDS encoding c-type cytochrome encodes MNRILLGSAIAVLLLSGCTEDKKETSNQTVTKEETTQKINETSNNTVVESTNKVVDEKKKAQEVVKEDTTKDKKNEQVENKEEIAVVTPDGETLYKVCASCHGQKAEKEALGKSQVIAGWDKERIITAMNGYKDGTYGGIMKNIMKPQVETKTDEEIEILATYISNIK; translated from the coding sequence ATGAATAGAATTTTATTGGGTTCAGCTATTGCTGTATTGTTGCTCTCAGGATGTACAGAAGATAAAAAAGAAACTTCTAATCAAACAGTAACAAAAGAGGAAACAACTCAAAAGATAAATGAAACTTCAAATAATACAGTTGTAGAATCAACTAATAAAGTTGTAGATGAAAAGAAAAAAGCTCAAGAAGTAGTAAAAGAAGATACTACTAAAGATAAAAAAAATGAACAAGTTGAAAATAAAGAAGAAATAGCAGTAGTAACTCCTGACGGTGAAACATTATATAAAGTTTGTGCTTCATGTCATGGACAAAAAGCAGAAAAAGAAGCTCTAGGAAAATCACAAGTTATTGCAGGTTGGGATAAAGAAAGAATTATTACTGCTATGAACGGATATAAAGATGGAACTTATGGTGGAATTATGAAAAATATTATGAAACCACAAGTTGAAACAAAAACTGATGAAGAAATAGAAATATTAGCTACATATATCTCTAATATAAAATAA
- the clpA gene encoding ATP-dependent Clp protease ATP-binding subunit ClpA, producing the protein MISKELRHIFAQAVSYAKSSKHEYLTVEHVFLMLINDQTIENLFIDLGVDTNILFNELKSYIDENTPLLPNDANDEPIETVSLSSTIDYMVSHTQSSGKTNANVEDMFVAILKDEKSYSTYLLKKYGIQRVDILEEISHKDEDEQKNDENSENEKVLDKNSSELVSIAKKGEIDPVIGRDREISRVIEILSRRKKNNPILVGEPGVGKTAIAEGLALQIAQKKVPEFLLDSKVFSLDMGSMIAGTKYRGDFEKKLKSLLKEVSKIKNAILFIDEIHTIVGAGSVGGSAMDASNILKPMLANGKLRCIGATTFSEFRNDFSKDKALSRRFAKVDVEEPSIEDSILILEGLKSKYEEYHGVKYSKSAIQSAVELSKKYITDRFLPDCAIDVIDEVGAAKKISLATTLKTKAESNITITSKDVEEIISKMAHIPPKSATKTDLSLLKNLEKNMQKRVFGQDTAISTIVQAIKRNKAGLGLDKKPIGSFLFTGPTGVGKTEVARELSLQMGIHFERFDMSEYMEAHTVSRLIGAPAGYVGFEQGGLLTEAIRKHPHTVLLLDEIEKAHPDLMSILLQVMDNAQLTDNSGNKADFQNVVLIMTSNLGATEANVMGFAKNEKLNENKAINKFFAPEFRNRLDAVVTFESLNIDVVSKVVGKFIEDLEKQLVDKKIKIEISVKAKKELAILGYDKAMGARPLNKVISDKIKNPLTDEILFGKLKKGGIVKIDYNNEFIFNFSNL; encoded by the coding sequence ATGATAAGCAAAGAATTAAGACATATTTTTGCACAAGCTGTAAGTTATGCAAAAAGTAGTAAACACGAATATTTAACAGTAGAACATGTTTTTTTGATGTTGATTAATGATCAAACAATTGAAAATCTTTTTATAGATTTAGGTGTTGATACAAATATTTTATTTAATGAATTAAAAAGTTATATAGATGAAAATACTCCTTTGCTTCCAAATGATGCAAATGATGAACCAATAGAAACAGTATCTTTATCTTCAACGATAGATTATATGGTTTCTCACACTCAAAGTAGTGGAAAAACAAATGCAAATGTTGAAGATATGTTTGTAGCTATTTTAAAAGATGAGAAGAGTTATTCTACATATTTATTAAAAAAATATGGAATACAAAGAGTTGATATACTTGAAGAGATTTCTCATAAAGATGAAGATGAACAAAAAAATGATGAAAATAGTGAAAATGAAAAAGTTTTAGATAAAAATTCTAGTGAATTAGTTTCAATTGCAAAAAAAGGTGAAATTGATCCTGTAATTGGAAGGGATAGAGAAATTTCAAGAGTAATTGAGATATTAAGTAGAAGAAAGAAAAATAATCCAATACTTGTTGGAGAGCCTGGCGTTGGTAAAACTGCAATAGCTGAAGGTTTAGCTTTACAAATAGCACAAAAAAAAGTTCCAGAATTTTTATTGGATTCTAAAGTTTTTTCACTTGATATGGGTTCTATGATTGCGGGAACAAAGTACAGAGGAGATTTTGAAAAAAAATTAAAGAGTTTATTGAAAGAAGTTTCAAAAATAAAAAATGCAATTTTATTTATAGATGAAATTCATACAATTGTTGGAGCAGGAAGTGTTGGTGGGTCTGCTATGGATGCTTCAAATATTTTAAAACCAATGCTTGCAAATGGAAAATTAAGATGTATTGGTGCAACAACTTTTAGTGAATTTAGAAATGACTTTTCAAAAGATAAGGCACTTAGCAGAAGATTTGCAAAAGTTGATGTTGAAGAACCAAGTATTGAAGATTCTATTTTGATTTTAGAAGGTTTAAAATCAAAATACGAAGAATATCATGGTGTAAAATATTCAAAAAGTGCAATACAAAGTGCTGTAGAACTTAGTAAAAAATATATAACTGATAGATTTTTACCTGATTGTGCTATTGATGTTATTGATGAGGTAGGTGCAGCTAAAAAAATTAGTTTAGCAACAACTTTAAAGACAAAAGCAGAAAGTAATATAACGATAACTTCAAAAGATGTTGAAGAAATAATTTCAAAAATGGCTCATATTCCACCAAAGAGTGCAACAAAAACAGATTTAAGTTTATTAAAAAATTTAGAAAAAAATATGCAAAAAAGAGTTTTTGGACAAGATACTGCAATTTCAACTATTGTACAAGCAATTAAAAGAAATAAGGCTGGATTAGGTTTAGATAAAAAGCCAATAGGAAGTTTTTTATTTACAGGTCCTACTGGAGTTGGAAAAACAGAAGTAGCACGTGAATTATCTTTACAAATGGGAATACATTTTGAAAGATTTGATATGAGTGAATATATGGAAGCTCATACTGTTTCAAGACTTATTGGAGCACCTGCTGGTTATGTTGGATTTGAACAAGGTGGACTTTTAACAGAAGCTATAAGAAAACACCCACATACAGTTTTATTACTTGATGAAATAGAAAAAGCCCATCCTGATTTGATGTCAATTCTTTTACAAGTTATGGATAATGCACAATTAACAGATAACAGTGGTAATAAAGCAGACTTTCAAAATGTTGTTTTAATTATGACTTCAAATTTAGGGGCAACTGAAGCAAATGTTATGGGATTTGCAAAAAATGAAAAACTAAATGAAAATAAAGCAATAAATAAATTTTTTGCTCCAGAATTTAGAAATAGATTAGATGCAGTTGTAACTTTTGAAAGCTTAAATATTGATGTTGTTTCAAAAGTTGTTGGTAAATTTATAGAAGATTTAGAAAAACAACTGGTTGATAAAAAAATCAAAATTGAAATTAGTGTAAAAGCAAAAAAAGAGTTAGCAATATTAGGTTATGACAAAGCAATGGGAGCAAGACCATTAAATAAAGTTATTTCAGATAAAATCAAAAATCCTTTAACTGATGAAATATTATTTGGAAAGCTAAAAAAAGGTGGTATTGTGAAAATTGACTACAATAATGAATTTATTTTCAATTTTAGCAATTTATAA
- the clpS gene encoding ATP-dependent Clp protease adapter ClpS, with product MSNEIEVELNDELDLQEPKKYNVFLLNDDYSTMDFVIDVLVKIFRKSTQDATEIMLNIHNNGKGLCGIYTHEIALTKVMQVKTMAREKGFPLKAVMEEE from the coding sequence GTGAGTAATGAAATAGAAGTAGAATTAAATGATGAACTAGATTTACAAGAGCCAAAAAAATATAATGTATTTCTTTTAAATGATGATTATTCAACTATGGATTTTGTAATAGATGTTTTAGTAAAGATATTTAGAAAATCAACACAAGATGCTACAGAAATAATGTTAAATATACATAATAACGGAAAAGGATTATGTGGAATTTATACTCATGAAATAGCTTTAACAAAAGTTATGCAAGTAAAAACAATGGCTAGAGAAAAAGGCTTTCCTTTAAAAGCTGTTATGGAAGAAGAATAA
- the bioD gene encoding dethiobiotin synthase has product MKNDITYYKNKSIFVSATNTDVGKTYACEKLLNYFAKNGLKVGYFKPCETGVINNKPLDGTKMFELVKKLNPNFEKLSINDVVPYQFELPAAPYIASQNTNIDIEFLKEKKKYLQSFCDILIIEGAGGLMVPLKKDIFMIDLINIFDSLAFLITPSKLGCINDTLLSIEALKNRNIDFEFFINLYKDEDSFEKVSKPFLIEYFGNLNFLQDL; this is encoded by the coding sequence ATGAAAAATGACATCACTTATTATAAAAATAAATCAATATTTGTCAGCGCTACAAATACAGATGTGGGAAAAACTTATGCTTGCGAAAAGTTATTAAACTATTTTGCAAAAAATGGTTTAAAAGTTGGTTATTTCAAACCTTGTGAAACAGGAGTTATAAATAATAAACCTCTTGATGGTACAAAAATGTTTGAATTAGTAAAAAAATTAAACCCAAATTTTGAAAAACTTTCTATAAATGATGTTGTTCCTTACCAATTTGAACTTCCAGCAGCTCCTTATATCGCAAGTCAAAATACAAATATTGATATAGAATTTTTAAAAGAGAAAAAAAAATATCTACAATCTTTTTGCGATATTTTAATAATAGAAGGAGCTGGAGGACTTATGGTTCCACTTAAAAAAGATATTTTTATGATAGATTTGATAAATATTTTTGATAGTCTTGCTTTTTTAATAACTCCATCAAAACTTGGTTGTATAAATGATACACTACTTTCAATAGAAGCTTTAAAAAATAGAAATATAGATTTTGAATTTTTTATAAATTTATATAAAGATGAAGATAGTTTTGAAAAAGTATCAAAACCATTTTTAATTGAGTACTTTGGTAACTTAAATTTTTTACAAGATTTATAA
- a CDS encoding HpcH/HpaI aldolase/citrate lyase family protein: MTSTIDLSKLTANDDLTPVLGGYWPGIQIYYPPIKFNPLDGTYESMEQAKLRLQKHAYKTKAHTVLFDLEDGCRQKAMSRELLIQELPKFPERNFQIAVRINPFRTEEYEEDLKMLKQIHQYIDVIVLAKAGEIYGSAEIRDLSSWLVSIGSKLTIQPIIEHPKSLQIADRLMEYSTVKHIVFGIHDFSKAMAYKITPKGWIDELQTFFNILTLEARIKGKGVIGGVEVMLTPHSLPDSCVEKKDIRRWLDLHGDEASRHVYAHAIRENAMGLTGKQVITPNHINICKVAFTPSPNEIAKDVSILKAAIEADALLSGAIRYEGEMLDPPMFGKSLQNILRAYALNSLTKEDELFALSVLNKMPIHTFKENWPYGQL; the protein is encoded by the coding sequence ATGACTTCTACGATAGATTTATCTAAATTAACGGCAAACGATGATTTGACACCAGTATTAGGTGGTTATTGGCCTGGTATTCAAATTTACTATCCGCCAATTAAGTTTAATCCACTTGATGGAACATATGAAAGTATGGAACAAGCAAAATTAAGACTTCAAAAACATGCTTATAAAACAAAAGCTCATACAGTTTTATTTGACTTAGAGGATGGTTGTAGACAAAAAGCCATGAGTAGAGAGTTATTAATTCAAGAATTACCAAAATTCCCTGAAAGAAACTTTCAAATAGCTGTAAGAATAAATCCTTTTAGAACTGAAGAGTATGAAGAAGATTTAAAAATGTTAAAACAAATTCACCAATATATTGATGTTATTGTTTTAGCAAAAGCTGGAGAAATTTATGGAAGTGCTGAAATCAGAGATTTATCATCTTGGTTAGTTTCAATTGGAAGTAAATTAACAATTCAACCAATTATTGAACATCCAAAATCACTTCAAATTGCTGATAGATTGATGGAATATTCAACTGTTAAACATATTGTTTTTGGTATTCACGATTTTTCAAAAGCAATGGCTTATAAAATCACTCCAAAAGGATGGATTGATGAACTACAAACATTCTTTAATATTCTTACATTAGAAGCAAGAATAAAAGGAAAAGGAGTTATTGGTGGAGTTGAAGTTATGCTTACACCACATTCATTACCTGATTCATGTGTAGAGAAAAAAGATATAAGAAGATGGTTAGATTTACATGGTGATGAAGCAAGTAGACATGTTTATGCTCATGCTATTAGAGAAAATGCTATGGGATTAACTGGAAAACAAGTTATTACTCCAAACCATATCAATATTTGTAAGGTTGCATTTACTCCATCTCCAAATGAGATTGCAAAAGATGTTTCTATTTTAAAAGCGGCTATTGAAGCTGATGCACTTTTAAGTGGTGCTATTAGATATGAAGGTGAAATGTTAGATCCACCAATGTTTGGAAAATCTTTACAAAATATCTTAAGAGCATATGCATTAAATAGTTTAACAAAAGAAGATGAACTATTTGCGTTATCTGTTTTAAATAAAATGCCAATTCATACGTTTAAAGAAAACTGGCCATATGGTCAACTGTAA